From the Desulfosarcina sp. BuS5 genome, one window contains:
- a CDS encoding glutamate-5-semialdehyde dehydrogenase, translated as MFLESTIINLAQDARAASRVIAKAPSAKKNTILMELAGSIENNRAYLKEENRKDLELAAGRGLSAAMLDRLTISDATIQSMAGGLREIAALENPVGAISKTIIRPNGLEVSRMRIPLGVIGIIYESRPNVTIDAAALCLKAGNAVILRGGSEALNSNRALAGLISDTLAKAGLPEKAVQMVPVRDRQAVNFLLNQAEFIDLIIPRGGEGLIRFVAENSKIPVLKHYKGVCHVYVDEGADFDMAYNICFNAKVQRPGVCNAMETMLVHKNTAENFLPDMAKRFFDAGVKIKGCEKTCGIIKGAQKAGKEDWAAEYLDLILAVKVVEDMDQAIAHMAEYGSNHTEAIVTSDYNRARRFVREVDSSVVLVNASTRFNDGGQLGLGAEMGISTSKLHAFGPMGLEELTTTKFVVFGDGQIRE; from the coding sequence ATGTTTCTTGAATCAACGATCATCAATCTTGCGCAAGATGCCCGGGCAGCCTCCCGGGTGATCGCAAAAGCTCCTTCCGCAAAAAAAAATACAATTTTAATGGAACTTGCCGGCAGCATTGAAAATAATAGAGCATATCTAAAAGAAGAGAACCGAAAAGATCTGGAATTAGCTGCCGGCCGGGGGCTTTCGGCAGCAATGCTTGACCGCCTGACTATCTCTGATGCAACGATTCAGTCTATGGCCGGCGGATTAAGAGAAATTGCGGCTCTTGAAAATCCGGTTGGAGCAATAAGCAAAACCATTATCAGACCGAATGGACTGGAGGTATCGCGAATGCGCATACCCCTTGGTGTAATAGGCATCATCTACGAATCCAGGCCGAATGTTACTATTGATGCAGCGGCGCTTTGTTTAAAGGCAGGAAATGCTGTTATCCTGCGCGGAGGCTCTGAAGCCCTTAATTCAAACCGCGCCCTGGCCGGTTTGATCTCGGATACCCTTGCTAAGGCCGGCCTCCCTGAGAAGGCAGTGCAGATGGTGCCGGTAAGAGACCGGCAAGCTGTTAATTTTCTTTTGAATCAGGCGGAATTTATAGATCTTATTATTCCACGGGGTGGTGAAGGGCTTATCCGTTTTGTTGCGGAAAATTCTAAAATTCCTGTCCTAAAACACTATAAGGGTGTTTGCCATGTCTATGTAGACGAAGGGGCCGATTTTGATATGGCGTATAATATATGCTTTAATGCCAAGGTACAGAGACCTGGTGTATGCAACGCAATGGAGACCATGCTTGTTCATAAAAATACGGCTGAAAATTTTTTGCCGGACATGGCAAAACGGTTTTTTGATGCCGGCGTTAAAATAAAAGGATGCGAAAAGACTTGTGGTATAATAAAAGGCGCTCAAAAAGCAGGGAAAGAGGACTGGGCGGCTGAGTACCTTGATCTTATTCTGGCTGTTAAAGTAGTTGAAGATATGGATCAGGCTATTGCTCACATGGCCGAATACGGCTCCAACCATACCGAAGCCATAGTAACTTCCGACTATAATAGGGCAAGACGATTTGTCCGTGAAGTAGATTCTTCGGTTGTCCTGGTTAATGCGTCAACAAGATTTAATGACGGCGGGCAGCTCGGCCTTGGCGCAGAGATGGGGATCAGCACCTCCAAGCTCCACGCCTTT
- a CDS encoding CsgG/HfaB family protein: MQYPNLIKERFPGNLFSLFVVICFISASGCATTYVERDTGTSAQMDSLRKAAVSPVYSGPKTVVAVLPFGLSDRAAKRYPRLLDKNVGMGLHNMLTEKLYDTRRYTFVEDKKNIIKDAMDRQWMSANGMVAQNRAIEMGKMLGAVKVIYGEVYDFGEGGEKIRGFSSQKNIQTRMGIQIRCVDVETLEYIPASGIGFGADVFSAANQAIQHAVVSLLRRTGN, translated from the coding sequence ATGCAATATCCAAATTTAATTAAAGAGCGATTCCCCGGTAATTTATTTTCTTTGTTTGTGGTAATTTGTTTTATATCTGCATCCGGATGTGCCACCACTTATGTGGAGCGGGATACCGGAACATCTGCCCAAATGGATTCACTCCGTAAAGCAGCAGTATCTCCGGTTTACAGCGGCCCCAAAACGGTTGTGGCGGTATTGCCGTTTGGTTTGTCTGATCGCGCCGCCAAACGTTACCCGCGTCTGCTTGATAAAAATGTTGGGATGGGCCTCCATAATATGCTGACGGAAAAGCTTTATGATACCAGGCGCTACACCTTTGTGGAAGATAAAAAAAATATAATTAAAGACGCTATGGACAGACAGTGGATGAGCGCCAACGGCATGGTTGCCCAGAATCGGGCAATAGAAATGGGTAAAATGCTTGGCGCGGTCAAGGTGATATACGGCGAAGTCTATGATTTTGGGGAAGGAGGTGAAAAAATAAGAGGGTTCAGCTCTCAAAAAAATATTCAAACCAGGATGGGCATCCAGATTCGCTGCGTGGACGTAGAAACCCTGGAGTATATACCTGCCAGTGGAATCGGATTTGGAGCTGATGTCTTCAGCGCCGCAAACCAGGCTATTCAACATGCGGTTGTCAGTTTGCTGCGCAGAACCGGAAATTAA
- a CDS encoding FlgO family outer membrane protein: MQKIIASFIALTFLIISPLSVSAGFKKTRIAVLDFQIQGEGHETADMGKIVAEWLITAFVKNGRFEVIERSLLKKILEEQKLVMTGVVNESSASQIGKLLGVEVVISGSIMRYQKVLEVNARIIDVENASVVAAEGVKSTSVTRLEDMVYEMAEKIINDFPLKGYIVQRDGKNVVIDLGGSAGVKKGMQFIVYKEGNVIKHPKTGEILDVQRIETGRVEIVSVRGKISEAKIIKEQRPGSLKYGHMVISVVESQTGNKPRLFVNTDPQDARVRILNINPPYRRGMELKAGKYHIEVSAPGHKTKKEWIYLQPDQNMEIDIRLVETGYRRPKKIRASEPLPPPSGRKMPQSPAYGGVQFNTQPTLKRIDMLLQEAARQKAAGNYQWKQQTKKAARLLKNLLKQNRRSPVVYYYYGKYYMTEGLYKHAVKYLTKAIRFDKNYSAAHELLGDAYYFWGKQGRSAAKLGKRALNAYKTAAATGYKNNLKAMIYYKMGNIYAELLTNINKANNYWQKAVSTAPGSTAARLAKKKLT, translated from the coding sequence ATGCAAAAAATAATCGCCTCATTTATCGCTTTAACATTTCTGATTATATCTCCATTGTCTGTGTCAGCCGGTTTTAAAAAAACCAGGATTGCAGTCCTTGATTTTCAGATACAGGGTGAGGGGCATGAAACTGCTGATATGGGTAAAATCGTAGCAGAGTGGCTTATCACCGCTTTTGTTAAAAACGGGCGTTTTGAAGTAATTGAACGCAGCTTGTTAAAAAAAATACTCGAGGAGCAAAAGCTGGTGATGACCGGCGTTGTAAATGAAAGCAGCGCTTCGCAAATAGGCAAATTGCTGGGGGTTGAAGTCGTTATATCCGGTTCGATTATGAGATATCAGAAAGTACTGGAGGTCAATGCCAGAATTATTGATGTAGAGAATGCCTCGGTAGTAGCCGCCGAAGGTGTAAAAAGCACAAGTGTGACCAGACTTGAAGATATGGTGTATGAAATGGCGGAAAAGATAATTAACGATTTTCCACTAAAAGGCTATATAGTGCAAAGGGACGGAAAAAATGTTGTTATCGACCTGGGAGGATCGGCTGGTGTTAAAAAAGGAATGCAGTTTATAGTATACAAAGAAGGGAATGTGATAAAGCATCCCAAAACCGGAGAGATATTAGATGTTCAAAGGATTGAAACCGGAAGGGTCGAAATTGTCAGCGTAAGGGGCAAAATATCAGAGGCTAAGATAATAAAGGAACAGCGGCCCGGCAGCCTAAAATACGGCCATATGGTTATAAGTGTCGTCGAATCTCAAACCGGAAATAAACCCAGGCTGTTTGTAAATACAGATCCTCAAGATGCCCGGGTCCGCATTCTTAATATCAATCCACCTTACAGACGCGGTATGGAGCTTAAAGCCGGAAAATATCATATCGAGGTGTCGGCACCAGGGCATAAAACAAAAAAGGAGTGGATATATCTGCAGCCTGACCAGAACATGGAGATTGATATCAGGCTGGTTGAGACTGGTTATCGCAGACCAAAAAAAATACGCGCGTCAGAGCCATTGCCGCCGCCATCCGGACGGAAAATGCCGCAAAGTCCGGCTTATGGTGGTGTTCAGTTTAACACCCAGCCAACGCTAAAAAGAATTGATATGCTCCTGCAAGAAGCGGCCAGGCAAAAGGCGGCCGGCAATTACCAATGGAAGCAACAGACCAAAAAAGCAGCGAGATTACTAAAAAATCTATTAAAACAGAATCGCAGATCTCCTGTGGTTTATTACTATTATGGAAAATACTACATGACAGAGGGACTCTATAAACATGCAGTTAAATACTTAACAAAAGCTATCCGTTTTGATAAAAACTATTCAGCCGCCCACGAATTGTTAGGTGACGCATACTATTTTTGGGGGAAACAGGGAAGAAGCGCTGCCAAACTTGGGAAAAGAGCTCTGAATGCTTATAAAACTGCGGCCGCTACCGGTTATAAAAATAATTTGAAAGCGATGATATATTATAAGATGGGAAATATTTACGCCGAATTACTCACAAATATCAATAAGGCCAATAACTACTGGCAAAAGGCGGTTTCAACCGCACCCGGCAGCACAGCGGCACGGTTGGCAAAAAAGAAATTAACCTAA
- a CDS encoding S1C family serine protease, whose translation MLILCLVQAGDCFAKTEVKDAVVKIYTVFNCYNYHEPWQKWGQKSFHGSGCIIKGNRILTNAHVVSDQTFIQVRRAGKAKKYTARIETIAHECDLAILAVADNSFFADVKPVEIGKLAKFRDKAAVYGFPEGGDKLCITEGVVSRIEHSKYTHSSAYLLACQIDAPINSGSSGGPVIKDNQIIGVAFQGMYGENIENIGYMVPVPIIKHFLTDIEDGVYDGTPGLGISMQKMENPDIREKFAFSKNETGVLVNRIYPDSPAKKILLPCDIIVKINGTNIANDGTIEFRKGERTFFGYLFQQKQINDFLQLTIKRDNRYKNIKIKLTKSLDCDRLVPHQQYDTPPVYYITGGLVFEPLTLNYLTEFGMNNNSWMMNAPTDLLNFYLNGEPSQARREVIILVKVLADEINVGYHDCQNYIIDYVNGVKISTIKDLIKAFEENNKKYHIVQDIRGYMIVLEVNKVKQLSNRILQRYNISADRSKNLS comes from the coding sequence GTGTTAATTCTCTGCCTTGTTCAGGCTGGAGATTGTTTTGCAAAAACCGAAGTAAAAGATGCAGTGGTAAAAATTTACACTGTATTTAACTGTTATAATTATCACGAACCCTGGCAAAAATGGGGGCAAAAATCTTTTCACGGATCCGGCTGTATTATCAAAGGCAATAGAATTTTAACTAATGCCCATGTCGTGAGCGATCAGACTTTTATCCAGGTAAGGCGGGCCGGAAAAGCAAAAAAATATACAGCCAGAATTGAAACAATAGCCCATGAATGCGATCTGGCCATTTTAGCGGTTGCGGATAACTCCTTTTTTGCAGACGTAAAGCCTGTTGAAATTGGAAAACTGGCAAAGTTCAGAGATAAAGCCGCTGTTTATGGTTTCCCTGAAGGAGGCGACAAATTATGTATTACCGAAGGTGTTGTTTCAAGGATTGAACATAGCAAATACACACACAGCAGCGCCTACCTGCTGGCATGCCAGATTGATGCGCCGATAAATTCCGGCAGCAGCGGAGGGCCTGTAATCAAAGACAATCAGATCATCGGCGTTGCATTTCAAGGCATGTACGGTGAAAATATTGAGAATATAGGATATATGGTTCCTGTTCCGATAATTAAGCATTTTCTCACCGATATTGAAGATGGCGTTTACGATGGTACCCCAGGCCTTGGAATATCCATGCAAAAAATGGAAAATCCGGATATAAGAGAAAAGTTTGCTTTTTCGAAAAATGAAACCGGAGTTCTTGTAAACAGAATTTATCCTGATTCCCCGGCAAAAAAAATACTGCTGCCGTGTGATATCATTGTCAAGATAAATGGCACTAATATTGCAAATGATGGTACTATAGAGTTCAGGAAAGGAGAAAGAACTTTTTTTGGATATTTATTCCAGCAAAAACAGATAAATGATTTTCTGCAATTAACAATAAAAAGAGATAACAGGTATAAAAACATTAAAATTAAATTAACCAAATCCCTCGATTGTGATCGTCTGGTTCCGCACCAGCAATATGACACTCCCCCTGTATATTACATAACGGGCGGACTGGTGTTTGAACCTTTAACACTGAACTATCTTACTGAATTCGGGATGAACAATAATAGCTGGATGATGAATGCTCCGACAGATCTTCTTAACTTCTATCTTAACGGCGAACCTTCGCAAGCAAGACGAGAAGTTATTATCCTGGTTAAAGTCCTGGCCGATGAAATTAATGTCGGATATCATGATTGTCAGAATTATATTATTGATTATGTAAACGGGGTCAAGATATCCACAATAAAGGATCTGATAAAAGCTTTTGAAGAAAATAACAAGAAATATCATATCGTTCAAGACATTCGTGGCTATATGATTGTCCTTGAAGTAAACAAGGTTAAACAATTAAGCAACAGGATTCTACAGAGGTATAATATCAGCGCGGATAGATCTAAAAATTTATCCTAA
- a CDS encoding head GIN domain-containing protein yields the protein MKFFKKTSNYFFFLAVFFLAGVVQSPADSYNDCIKGSGKLKTENRNILSFDSIEIDGAFDLVVVCQKKKSLKITGDDNLLKHIITRVKGNKLHIYSDAAICSEIQLVVKVAIENIETVSSSGAADIDISNLDNNNFSLDISGSGDIYLQGITCDFTAVLSGSSELNAKNFKAENVRIEINGASDAHVYASQKLDVEISGAGTLFYSGNPVEITQNITGVAELIRD from the coding sequence ATGAAATTTTTTAAAAAAACATCGAACTACTTTTTTTTTCTTGCTGTTTTTTTTCTCGCAGGCGTGGTTCAATCACCGGCAGACAGCTATAATGATTGTATTAAAGGAAGCGGTAAGCTTAAAACTGAAAATCGTAATATTTTAAGCTTTGATTCTATTGAGATAGATGGCGCTTTTGATCTGGTGGTTGTATGCCAAAAGAAAAAAAGCCTTAAAATTACAGGCGACGACAATCTCCTGAAGCATATCATCACCCGGGTAAAGGGAAATAAACTGCATATTTATTCCGATGCGGCAATATGCTCTGAAATCCAATTAGTTGTAAAGGTTGCGATTGAAAACATTGAAACCGTTAGTTCATCAGGAGCAGCAGATATTGATATAAGCAATCTTGATAATAATAATTTTTCATTAGACATAAGCGGGTCCGGCGACATTTATCTGCAAGGTATAACATGTGATTTTACAGCTGTTTTATCAGGTTCTTCGGAACTTAATGCCAAAAATTTTAAAGCAGAGAACGTAAGAATTGAAATAAATGGCGCCAGTGATGCTCATGTATATGCTTCACAGAAATTAGATGTGGAGATCAGCGGGGCGGGAACCCTGTTCTATTCAGGAAATCCCGTTGAAATTACACAAAACATTACCGGTGTTGCTGAGTTGATCAGGGATTAG
- the proB gene encoding glutamate 5-kinase: MSHNNIFFFNNAKRVVVKVGSGVLTMDHGLNLDVIKSITKQICMLIENEMEVFLVTSGAMASGIKRIGLPERPDDIPQRQAAAAVGQAGLIIEYEKAFSMFNKKVAQVLLTGEDLSNPERYLNAQNTFNMLLSWKVVPIINENDTVAVDEIKFGDNDNLAAIIAMLMNVDIFINLTDIDGLFTKDPRINSDAELIPVITKIDKKIKKMAGEIPGALGTGGMLSKINAAEKTTSSGIPMVIANGKEPGILTRLFFGEQCGTFFMPIRL; encoded by the coding sequence ATGAGTCACAATAATATCTTTTTTTTTAATAATGCAAAGCGCGTTGTTGTAAAGGTTGGAAGCGGTGTTTTAACCATGGACCACGGCTTGAATTTAGATGTCATAAAATCAATTACAAAACAGATCTGCATGCTTATTGAAAATGAGATGGAGGTATTCCTGGTAACTTCGGGAGCCATGGCTTCCGGAATAAAACGGATAGGTCTTCCTGAAAGGCCCGATGATATTCCCCAAAGGCAGGCTGCGGCTGCAGTCGGCCAGGCCGGTCTTATCATAGAATATGAAAAAGCCTTTTCCATGTTTAATAAAAAGGTGGCCCAGGTACTGCTTACCGGCGAAGATCTTTCAAATCCTGAAAGATACCTTAATGCACAAAACACTTTTAACATGCTTTTGTCATGGAAGGTTGTTCCGATTATCAATGAAAACGATACGGTCGCTGTGGATGAAATCAAATTCGGCGACAATGATAACCTTGCAGCCATAATTGCTATGTTGATGAATGTCGATATTTTTATCAATTTGACTGATATTGACGGTCTTTTTACCAAAGATCCCCGTATAAATTCCGATGCTGAACTTATCCCTGTAATTACAAAAATTGACAAAAAGATCAAAAAAATGGCAGGGGAGATTCCCGGAGCGCTCGGCACAGGAGGCATGCTGAGTAAAATAAACGCTGCTGAAAAAACCACAAGTTCCGGGATACCAATGGTTATAGCTAATGGGAAAGAACCCGGCATCCTGACCAGACTTTTTTTCGGAGAACAATGCGGTACATTTTTTATGCCGATCAGGCTTTAA
- the obgE gene encoding GTPase ObgE: MKFIDEAIITVKSGDGGRGCISFKREKFIPRGGPDGGDGGKGGDVIFRAVSGKRTLYQFKRQKNLKAKNGGHGQGKNRTGKKGADLVIDIPVGTLLIDAETGNLIKDLATAGEKFILAAGGRGGQGNARFKTSTNRAPRFAQPGEHSKTYSIKLELKLLADVGIIGLPNAGKSTLISAISSARPKIAGYPFTTLTPSLGVIHTDWGEPFIAADIPGLIEGAHKGQGLGIRFLKHIERTRILIHLIDISELDPAAPLKAYNTINTELFLYNQSLAGKPQIVVLNKIDMQSSADTELKFKSALPDKTIIAISALTGKGIDSLKSQIINLLGIEDESQ; the protein is encoded by the coding sequence GTGAAATTTATTGACGAAGCTATTATTACCGTAAAATCCGGTGATGGAGGAAGAGGCTGTATAAGTTTCAAACGCGAAAAATTCATTCCCCGCGGAGGACCGGATGGTGGCGACGGAGGAAAGGGTGGAGATGTAATTTTCCGTGCCGTCTCCGGTAAACGAACTCTTTATCAGTTCAAGCGTCAAAAAAATTTAAAAGCAAAAAACGGCGGACATGGTCAGGGCAAAAACAGGACCGGCAAAAAGGGAGCAGATCTTGTAATAGATATACCGGTCGGCACTCTGCTCATAGATGCTGAAACCGGTAACCTGATCAAAGATCTTGCAACTGCCGGGGAAAAATTTATACTGGCAGCCGGAGGGCGCGGTGGACAGGGTAATGCCAGGTTTAAAACATCAACAAACAGGGCTCCAAGATTTGCACAACCGGGAGAACATAGCAAAACATACAGTATCAAACTCGAACTTAAATTACTTGCCGATGTAGGTATAATCGGCCTTCCCAATGCCGGTAAATCCACACTTATTTCCGCAATTTCTTCGGCGCGCCCCAAAATTGCCGGCTATCCTTTTACCACACTGACTCCCAGCTTGGGAGTAATTCATACAGACTGGGGCGAACCTTTTATTGCCGCTGATATACCCGGACTTATTGAGGGCGCTCACAAAGGACAAGGCCTGGGAATAAGATTTTTAAAGCATATTGAAAGAACACGCATTCTTATCCATCTCATAGACATTTCAGAGCTTGATCCTGCTGCCCCACTGAAAGCCTATAATACCATAAATACTGAATTATTTTTATATAACCAAAGCCTTGCAGGTAAACCTCAAATAGTAGTTTTAAACAAGATCGACATGCAATCTTCCGCCGATACCGAGTTGAAGTTCAAATCTGCTTTACCGGATAAAACAATAATCGCTATCTCCGCCTTAACAGGAAAAGGAATTGACTCTTTAAAATCGCAAATAATCAATTTACTGGGAATAGAAGATGAGTCACAATAA
- the rpmA gene encoding 50S ribosomal protein L27 translates to MAHKKAGGSSRNGRDSNGQRRGIKRYGGNRVSAGNIIVRQVGTRIHPGNNVGMGKDYTIFALTEGVVTFERMGRSRKKVSVYAE, encoded by the coding sequence ATGGCACATAAAAAAGCAGGTGGAAGCTCAAGAAACGGCCGGGACAGTAATGGGCAAAGACGTGGTATAAAACGCTATGGCGGCAACAGGGTCAGCGCCGGGAATATTATTGTGCGTCAGGTTGGAACAAGAATACATCCGGGGAATAATGTTGGAATGGGAAAGGATTACACCATCTTTGCGCTGACTGAAGGAGTAGTAACATTTGAACGTATGGGACGTTCACGCAAAAAAGTAAGTGTTTATGCAGAGTGA
- the rplU gene encoding 50S ribosomal protein L21 codes for MYAIINSGGKQYKVAEGEILRVEKIDGEVGSQVIFNNVLLFSDGENHQLGKPALDNVEVEGHIVEQGKDKKIIVFKYKRRKRYRRTQGHRQEYTAVKINSIKWS; via the coding sequence ATGTATGCTATAATAAATTCGGGTGGAAAACAGTACAAAGTCGCAGAAGGCGAAATATTGCGGGTTGAGAAGATAGACGGAGAAGTCGGCAGCCAGGTAATATTCAACAATGTCCTTTTGTTTTCGGATGGTGAAAACCATCAACTAGGTAAACCGGCACTTGATAATGTTGAGGTAGAGGGACATATCGTTGAACAGGGTAAGGACAAAAAAATTATTGTTTTTAAGTATAAAAGACGGAAAAGATATCGCCGTACACAGGGACATCGGCAGGAATATACCGCTGTTAAAATAAACAGTATTAAATGGAGTTAG
- a CDS encoding alpha/beta fold hydrolase, whose product MKTYKIKSSDGILLHAEETGNPAGNPALFIHGYSQCRLCWKKQINSKLNKNFRLIALDIRGHGLSDKPRDAYGDSKIWADDINAVINTLELEQPVLVGWSYGGAIICDYLRFYGEERISGINFVGATSKIGKPAMPFMGASCTALISGLFSNDTEESASALHKLIESCVYKKPSPGDLYFMLGYNIIVPPYVRKSLFSRNLDNDDILSELHRPVLLTHGAEDAIVLSNMYEHHVKVIPNTQLSIYADTGHTPFWENPERFNNELHSFLLHDDPYNLKDS is encoded by the coding sequence ATGAAAACATACAAAATCAAAAGCAGTGATGGAATCCTGCTTCACGCGGAAGAGACGGGAAACCCTGCAGGTAATCCTGCCCTGTTTATTCATGGTTATTCACAATGCAGATTATGCTGGAAAAAGCAGATAAACTCAAAGCTGAACAAAAATTTCAGACTTATTGCTCTGGATATCAGGGGGCATGGTCTTTCTGATAAGCCCAGAGATGCATATGGAGACTCAAAAATTTGGGCGGATGATATTAACGCCGTAATTAACACCCTTGAGCTTGAGCAGCCTGTTCTTGTCGGATGGTCTTACGGCGGCGCCATAATTTGCGATTACCTTCGCTTTTACGGAGAAGAAAGAATCAGCGGAATTAACTTTGTGGGAGCAACTTCAAAAATAGGCAAACCTGCAATGCCGTTTATGGGTGCAAGTTGCACTGCCCTCATTTCCGGTTTATTCTCAAATGACACGGAAGAGTCTGCCTCGGCGCTCCACAAATTGATTGAAAGCTGTGTTTATAAAAAACCTTCACCTGGGGACTTGTACTTTATGTTAGGTTATAACATAATAGTCCCACCTTACGTGCGAAAAAGTTTATTTTCGCGCAATCTGGATAATGACGATATACTGTCGGAGCTGCATAGGCCAGTGCTGTTAACCCACGGTGCCGAAGATGCGATTGTACTTTCAAACATGTATGAGCACCATGTTAAAGTTATACCCAACACCCAATTATCTATATATGCTGATACGGGACATACACCATTCTGGGAAAATCCGGAACGTTTTAACAATGAACTACACTCTTTTCTACTCCACGATGACCCATATAATCTTAAAGACTCTTAA
- a CDS encoding FeoA family protein, giving the protein MTNIQSDGKYIIPLRMAGAGVRLRIISWRRGKGFTQKLLGIGLNVGSEIEVVQNDMHSPVLIFHNGTKLFLGGGMAQKINVALI; this is encoded by the coding sequence ATGACTAATATACAATCAGATGGTAAATATATTATTCCTTTACGTATGGCCGGCGCAGGGGTTCGGTTGAGGATAATCTCCTGGCGGCGAGGTAAAGGGTTTACGCAGAAACTCCTGGGGATAGGGTTAAACGTGGGGTCGGAAATCGAAGTTGTTCAGAATGATATGCATTCTCCTGTTTTGATTTTTCACAATGGAACAAAGCTGTTCCTGGGAGGCGGGATGGCACAGAAGATCAATGTGGCATTAATTTAG